Proteins from a genomic interval of Lacticaseibacillus pabuli:
- a CDS encoding TPM domain-containing protein — translation MRAKYKWLLGFIAAALIVIGIAPKSVNAASMPSRPDTNYYDGINLLDSETKQLVQDKNATYQTKKAKPQIVLAAIKSTGGDDIDSYAPDLFSKWGIGQKGKDNGILILFAENGGKRNVRIEVGYGAEGYLTDATAGRILNDNLSGLKSGSKDKTNVSLRNVFNSVATMVDKHYGYKEDTHTISQNQYDEYRGRDAHNSTDNLIGKLGGIIVVIIVVILIIFSGGGGPGNRGGRRRRGDGSGLGWFLLGSLLNSGGRGGWGGGSGGGFGGGGGFGGGSSGGGGASV, via the coding sequence ATGCGTGCCAAGTATAAATGGCTGCTGGGGTTCATTGCCGCAGCCTTAATCGTCATTGGTATCGCACCTAAATCGGTTAATGCCGCGAGCATGCCCAGCAGGCCCGACACCAATTATTATGACGGGATTAACCTCTTAGACAGTGAAACGAAGCAACTTGTTCAGGATAAAAATGCCACCTATCAGACTAAAAAGGCCAAGCCACAAATTGTGCTGGCGGCCATTAAGTCGACGGGTGGGGATGACATTGACAGTTATGCTCCCGACCTCTTTAGCAAGTGGGGCATCGGCCAAAAGGGCAAGGATAATGGAATTCTCATTCTCTTTGCCGAAAATGGCGGCAAACGCAATGTCCGCATTGAAGTCGGCTACGGCGCTGAAGGTTATCTTACCGATGCCACGGCTGGCCGAATTCTAAACGATAACCTGTCAGGCCTGAAGTCGGGCAGCAAGGACAAGACCAATGTTTCGTTGCGTAACGTGTTCAACTCGGTTGCGACCATGGTGGATAAACACTACGGCTATAAGGAAGATACGCATACCATTAGTCAGAACCAGTACGATGAGTACCGGGGCCGTGATGCGCACAACAGCACCGACAACCTAATTGGTAAACTGGGCGGCATTATTGTCGTCATCATCGTTGTCATTCTCATCATTTTTTCTGGTGGCGGCGGACCGGGTAATCGTGGTGGTCGTCGGCGTCGCGGTGATGGTAGCGGCCTGGGCTGGTTCCTGCTGGGCAGTCTGCTGAACAGTGGCGGCCGCGGCGGCTGGGGCGGCGGCTCCGGTGGCGGTTTTGGCGGTGGCGGCGGTTTCGGAGGTGGATCCTCCGGCGGCGGCGGTGCCAGCGTCTAA